A genomic stretch from Arachis stenosperma cultivar V10309 chromosome 3, arast.V10309.gnm1.PFL2, whole genome shotgun sequence includes:
- the LOC130966194 gene encoding ent-kaurenoic acid oxidase 2-like, whose amino-acid sequence FGLEPLSMYLAFMDELMKNELEKWSKMGQIELLTELRRLTFKIIIHIFLGASSTSVMEALEKEYTKLNYGMRALRIDLPGFAFHKAFKARKNLVSIFQNVVNERRKEKLENPNKTAKDMLDQLIDAEDENGRKLADDEVIDIMIMYLNAGHESSGHTTMWATLILQQHPQYFQKAKQEQEEIVKQRPANQKGMTMKEYRQMDFLSKAIDETMRYITFSLMTFWEAKHDVKLNGFLIPKGWKVFVWYRAIHQDPQVYPNPRIFDPSRFDISGWPLELMAYAYLAVSPPSMIARSEEMAAAASNKSTAKKDSRYPEIEEQALCESSISKYNNNL is encoded by the exons TTTGGCTTGGAACCACTTTCCATGTACTTGGCTTTCATGGACGAACTCATGAAAAACGAATTGGAAAAATGGTCAAAGATGGGGCAAATTGAGTTGCTGACTGAACTCAGAAGGCTTACCTTCAAGATCATCATCCACATTTTCCTTGGCGCCTCCAGCACTTCTGTTATGGAAGCTTTGGAAAAGGAATACACTAAGCTTAACTATGGCATGAGAGCTTTGCGCATTGATCTTCCCGGTTTTGCATTCCACAAAGCCTTCAAG GCTAGAAAGAATCTAGTTAGCATATTTCAAAATGTTGTGAATGAGAGGAGAAAGGAGAAGTTAGAAAATCCAAACAAAACAGCAAAAGATATGTTGGATCAACTGATTGATGCTGAAGACGAGAACGGTAGGAAATTGGCTGATGATGAAGTGATTGACATTATGATAATGTATTTGAATGCTGGACATGAATCTTCTGGACACACTACCATGTGGGCTACTTTGATCCTTCAACAGCACCCTCAGTATTTCCAAAAGGCTAAGCAAGAACAGGAAGAGATCGTAAAGCAGAGGCCAGCAAATCAGAAGGGTATGACAATGAAGGAATATAGGCAGATGGATTTCCTCTCTAAG GCAATTGATGAAACTATGCGCTATATTACCTTCTCTTTAATGACATTCTGGGAGGCAAAGCATGATGTCAAACTGAATG GTTTTCTTATTCCCAAAGGTTGGAAGGTTTTTGTTTGGTATAGGGCTATTCACCAAGACCCTCAGGTTTATCCTAATCCAAGGATATTTGATCCTTCAAGATTCGAT ATTTCTGGTTGGCCATTGGAGTTAATGGCTTATGCTTATTTAGCTGTTAGTCCTCCAAGCATGATAGCGCGATCTGAAGAG ATGGCTGCAGCAGCATCAAATAAAAGTACCGCCAAGAAAGATTCGAGATATCCTGAAATAGAGGAGCAAGCATTGTGCGAATCCAGTATATCAAAATACAACAATAATTTATAA